The Carassius auratus strain Wakin chromosome 40, ASM336829v1, whole genome shotgun sequence genome has a segment encoding these proteins:
- the LOC113058704 gene encoding claudin-4-like, translating into MANGALEIVGMCVSLIGFVGLAASTGMPMWRVTAFIGENIIVMETRFEGLWMNCYRQASIRMQCKVYDSLLALSPDLQAARGLMCCSVALTGLGLLIAIAGMQCTACIQGNDRAKRMVLIISGCMILLGCFCCLIPVSWTGHVIIQDFYNPLLIDAQRRELGEALYIGWVSSAFLFAGGCIFTCCSGSLDEGPDPRYKYTRNAPMAYQPQPVTYHPQPHLVYSHPSGPPSFIEQSYQPSRQQSFIDPSRQQSFVQPSRYPSTRSAVDYI; encoded by the coding sequence ATGGCGAACGGCGCGCTGGAGATCGTGGGAATGTGTGTGAGCCTGATCGGCTTCGTCGGGTTGGCGGCCAGCACCGGGATGCCGATGTGGCGTGTGACAGCATTCATCGGGGAGAACATCATCGTGATGGAGACCCGGTTCGAGGGCTTGTGGATGAACTGCTACCGGCAGGCCAGCATCCGGATGCAGTGTAAGGTGTACGACTCCTTGCTGGCTCTGTCCCCTGACCTCCAGGCTGCTCGGGGGCTCATGTGCTGCTCCGTGGCATTGACTGGGCTGGGTTTACTAATTGCCATCGCTGGGATGCAGTGCACGGCATGCATCCAAGGAAACGACCGGGCCAAGCGGATGGTTCTGATCATCTCTGGATGCATGATCCTATTGGGCTGCTTCTGCTGCCTCATCCCTGTCTCCTGGACCGGACATGTCATCATCCAGGACTTCTACAACCCGTTGCTCATCGATGCCCAGCGTAGAGAACTCGGGGAAGCGTTGTACATCGGTTGGGTGTCCTCTGCTTTCTTATTCGCTGGCGGGTGCATATTCACCTGCTGTAGTGGCTCCCTGGACGAGGGCCCGGATCCCAGGTACAAGTACACCAGGAACGCACCCATGGCTTATCAGCCACAGCCCGTGACCTATCACCCCCAACCGCACTTGGTGTACAGCCACCCGTCCGGGCCACCGTCATTCATAGAGCAGTCATACCAGCCATCCAGACAGCAGTCATTCATTGATCCGTCCAGACAGCAGTCATTCGTGCAGCCGTCCCGATATCCATCCACCCGCAGCGCCGTCGATTATATCTGA